A section of the Desulfovibrio sp. X2 genome encodes:
- a CDS encoding RnfABCDGE type electron transport complex subunit D, with protein sequence MKPIKLTVSCPPHIHCGRSVRGLMHESAAALLPAAVMAVWWYGVPALRVMALATAAAVTTQWAIERLTGREIGVDDGSALLTGLVFAFLLPSSAPWWLVIIGAVIALGLGRAAFGGLGGNPLNPALIAWAICLLSWKGHMNPDFTVLDSALGSPLATLRYQGALEAAKISPLALLEGAQLSGLGDAQAGALLLGGLWLLARRRLRPHIPLAFLAGTAATAFCFRLVWPETSASPLFHVLAGGTVFAAFFLATEQASSPVTRRGMVVYGLFAGAMTVVIRTWGIWLDGAPFAVLLANLVTPMCDRLRPRAFPPRPAAPRLSSGG encoded by the coding sequence GTGAAGCCCATCAAGCTCACCGTCTCCTGTCCGCCGCACATCCACTGCGGCCGCTCCGTGCGGGGGCTGATGCACGAGAGTGCGGCCGCGCTCCTGCCCGCTGCCGTCATGGCCGTGTGGTGGTACGGCGTGCCCGCGCTGCGCGTCATGGCCCTGGCCACGGCCGCGGCCGTCACCACGCAGTGGGCCATAGAGCGCCTCACCGGCCGCGAGATAGGCGTCGACGACGGCAGCGCCCTGCTCACGGGGCTCGTCTTCGCCTTCCTCCTGCCCTCGAGCGCCCCCTGGTGGCTGGTGATCATCGGCGCGGTCATCGCGCTGGGCCTCGGCCGCGCGGCCTTCGGCGGACTCGGGGGCAACCCCCTGAACCCGGCGCTCATCGCCTGGGCCATCTGCCTGCTCTCCTGGAAGGGGCACATGAACCCGGACTTCACGGTGCTCGACTCCGCCCTCGGCTCGCCCCTGGCCACCTTGCGCTACCAGGGCGCGCTCGAGGCCGCGAAGATCTCGCCCCTGGCCCTGCTCGAGGGCGCCCAGCTCTCGGGGCTCGGCGACGCCCAGGCCGGGGCGCTGCTCCTGGGCGGGCTCTGGCTCCTCGCGCGCAGGCGCCTGCGCCCGCACATCCCCCTGGCCTTCCTGGCGGGCACGGCGGCCACGGCCTTCTGCTTCCGCCTGGTCTGGCCCGAGACCTCGGCCTCGCCGCTCTTCCACGTCCTGGCCGGAGGCACGGTCTTCGCCGCCTTCTTCCTGGCCACGGAGCAGGCCTCGAGCCCGGTCACGCGGCGCGGCATGGTCGTCTACGGCCTCTTCGCCGGGGCCATGACCGTGGTCATCAGGACCTGGGGCATCTGGCTCGACGGCGCGCCCTTCGCCGTGCTCCTGGCAAACCTCGTCACGCCGATGTGCGACCGCCTAAGGCCCCGGGCATTCCCGCCCCGGCCCGCGGCGCCCAGGCTTTCCTCCGGGGGTTGA
- a CDS encoding AEC family transporter — protein sequence MSTIIQALAPIFLLILLGYALKRRGFPAPGFWPAAEALTYYVLFPALLLDKLARIDSGHALGRMALALILAVCTVSVLLLAARRLVHRDGPAFSSIFQGAIRPNTYVGLSAAAALLGPEGLSLAAVALMTLIPLVNVLSVSVLGRYGLGPDGEPRGAGLPGVLRELARNPLILSCAAGFCLNAAGLRLPSALGETLRVLGSASLPMGLLAVGAGLRPSSVGAHVRGVLAAGTAKLLVLPLLTALFCRLLGVEGAAFGAAVIFTAIPVSASSFILARQMGGDHGLMAAVITAETAAAAATMPLLLSLFPGLLPPGA from the coding sequence ATGAGCACCATCATCCAGGCCCTGGCCCCCATCTTCCTGCTCATCCTCCTCGGCTACGCGCTCAAGCGGCGCGGCTTTCCCGCGCCCGGCTTCTGGCCCGCGGCCGAGGCCCTGACCTACTACGTGCTCTTCCCCGCCCTGCTCCTGGACAAGCTCGCGCGCATCGACTCGGGCCACGCCCTGGGCCGCATGGCCCTGGCGCTCATCCTCGCGGTCTGCACGGTGTCCGTGCTGCTGCTCGCGGCGCGCCGCCTGGTGCATCGCGACGGTCCGGCCTTCTCCTCGATCTTCCAGGGCGCCATCAGGCCCAACACCTACGTCGGCCTGTCCGCGGCCGCTGCCCTGCTCGGGCCCGAGGGGCTCTCCCTGGCCGCCGTGGCGCTCATGACCCTGATCCCCCTGGTCAACGTGCTCTCGGTCTCGGTGCTCGGCCGCTACGGCCTGGGGCCGGACGGAGAGCCGCGCGGCGCGGGCCTTCCGGGCGTGCTGCGCGAGCTGGCGAGGAACCCGCTGATCCTCTCCTGCGCCGCGGGCTTCTGCCTGAACGCGGCGGGGCTGCGCCTGCCCAGCGCCCTCGGCGAGACCCTGCGCGTGCTCGGCAGCGCCTCGCTGCCCATGGGTCTCCTGGCCGTGGGCGCGGGTCTTCGCCCCTCGTCCGTCGGCGCGCACGTGCGCGGCGTGCTCGCGGCCGGAACGGCCAAGCTCCTGGTCCTGCCGCTCCTCACGGCGCTCTTCTGCCGCCTGCTGGGCGTGGAAGGCGCGGCCTTCGGCGCGGCGGTCATCTTCACGGCCATCCCGGTCTCGGCCTCGTCCTTCATCCTGGCCAGGCAGATGGGCGGCGACCACGGGCTCATGGCCGCGGTCATCACCGCCGAGACGGCGGCCGCGGCGGCCACCATGCCCCTGCTCCTCTCGCTCTTTCCGGGACTGCTGCCGCCCGGGGCATAG
- the rsxE gene encoding electron transport complex subunit RsxE: MNGFVKEFTKGLWKEVPPFRLVLGLCPTLAVTKSAGNGFGMGVAVIFVLVLSNFFVSLLRNLIPAKVRIACFIVIAATLVVAAELLMQAYAYPLYQALGIFVPLIVVNCIILGRAEAFASKNNPLLSVADGLGMGMGYTVSLTVLGSLREVFGAGTLFGAHVMPAGFEPFGFMVEAPGAFVCLGLLLAVMNFLGKIDGGARPPAECRSCGACYRAGMGE; the protein is encoded by the coding sequence ATGAACGGATTCGTCAAGGAGTTCACCAAGGGCCTGTGGAAGGAGGTCCCGCCGTTCCGCCTCGTGCTCGGGCTCTGCCCCACGCTGGCCGTGACCAAGAGCGCGGGCAACGGCTTCGGCATGGGCGTGGCCGTCATCTTCGTCCTGGTGCTGTCCAACTTCTTCGTCTCGCTCCTGCGCAACCTCATCCCGGCCAAGGTGCGCATCGCCTGCTTCATCGTCATCGCGGCCACGCTGGTGGTGGCCGCGGAGCTGCTCATGCAGGCCTACGCCTACCCGCTCTACCAGGCGCTCGGCATCTTCGTGCCGCTCATCGTGGTCAACTGCATCATCCTCGGCCGGGCAGAGGCCTTCGCCTCCAAGAACAACCCGCTGCTCTCCGTGGCGGACGGCCTGGGCATGGGCATGGGCTACACCGTCTCCCTGACCGTGCTCGGGTCGCTGCGCGAGGTCTTCGGCGCGGGCACGCTCTTCGGCGCGCACGTCATGCCCGCGGGTTTCGAGCCCTTCGGCTTCATGGTCGAGGCGCCCGGCGCCTTCGTCTGCCTCGGGCTCCTGCTCGCGGTCATGAACTTCCTGGGCAAGATCGACGGCGGCGCCAGGCCGCCCGCGGAATGCCGCAGCTGCGGCGCCTGCTACCGCGCGGGGATGGGGGAATAA
- the mutY gene encoding A/G-specific adenine glycosylase yields MDLSAIAAALLDWFGQSARALPWRKSYDPYQVWLSEIMLQQTQMDRAVGYFERFLGRFPDVSALAAADEEEVLKLWEGLGYYSRARNLLACARELDSHHGGRLPDDPAALAKLPGIGPYTAGAIAAIAYGRDVPAVDANVERVFARLFDLDLPPKEPKTHAFIVKTAQDLIPPGRARELNQALMELGALVCLPKRPRCSECPVSAFCEAFRLDLVFERPVPAKAVDYIPMDVASGLLLREGMIYIQKRPAQGVWAGLWEFPGGTVESGETPAEAVVREFREETGLDVAVTSKLAVVRHGYTRYRVALHCYALTSLSGAAEPALHAAQEGRWVDLAGLDAFAFPAGHKKLIDRLGRDIRLDTLWG; encoded by the coding sequence ATGGACCTTTCGGCAATCGCCGCGGCGCTGCTCGACTGGTTCGGGCAGAGCGCCCGCGCCCTGCCCTGGCGGAAGAGCTACGACCCCTACCAGGTCTGGCTCTCGGAGATCATGCTGCAGCAGACGCAGATGGACCGGGCCGTGGGCTATTTCGAGCGCTTCCTGGGCCGCTTCCCGGACGTCTCCGCCCTGGCGGCGGCGGACGAGGAGGAGGTGCTGAAGCTCTGGGAGGGCCTCGGCTACTACAGCCGGGCCCGGAACCTCCTGGCCTGCGCGCGCGAGCTCGATTCGCACCACGGCGGCCGCCTGCCGGACGACCCCGCCGCCCTCGCGAAGCTTCCGGGCATCGGCCCCTACACGGCCGGAGCCATCGCCGCCATCGCCTACGGCCGCGACGTGCCCGCGGTGGACGCCAACGTGGAGCGGGTCTTCGCCCGCCTCTTCGACCTGGACCTGCCGCCCAAGGAGCCGAAGACCCACGCCTTCATCGTCAAGACCGCCCAGGACCTCATTCCCCCGGGCCGGGCCCGCGAGCTGAACCAGGCGCTCATGGAGCTCGGCGCGCTCGTCTGCCTGCCCAAGAGGCCGCGCTGCTCCGAATGCCCGGTCTCGGCCTTCTGCGAGGCCTTCCGCCTGGACCTCGTCTTCGAGCGCCCCGTGCCCGCCAAGGCCGTGGACTACATCCCCATGGACGTGGCCTCGGGCCTGCTGCTGCGCGAAGGGATGATCTACATCCAGAAGCGCCCGGCGCAGGGCGTGTGGGCCGGGCTCTGGGAGTTTCCCGGCGGCACGGTGGAATCCGGCGAGACGCCCGCCGAGGCCGTGGTCCGGGAGTTCCGGGAGGAGACCGGGCTCGACGTCGCGGTCACGTCCAAGCTGGCCGTGGTCCGCCACGGCTACACCCGCTACCGCGTGGCGCTGCACTGCTACGCGCTCACGAGCCTGTCCGGCGCGGCCGAGCCCGCGCTCCACGCGGCCCAGGAAGGCCGCTGGGTGGACCTCGCGGGGCTCGATGCCTTCGCCTTTCCCGCCGGGCACAAGAAGCTCATCGACCGGCTCGGCCGGGACATCCGCCTTGACACCCTGTGGGGCTGA
- a CDS encoding FAD-dependent oxidoreductase yields MVTTSVLFLVGLGFGAAALLAIASRFLHVEEDPRIAQVEEALLGANCGGCGYPGCSGAAQAVVEGRAGPDVCVAGGPEVAQRVGALLGLEVVLREPEVAFHDCFGGGRAAEKYFYQGARDCRAQAMLYSGAKSCATGCLGLGSCVRACPFDALTLGPQGTPVINEARCRACGRCADVCPRGVLSVVSTSARLLHMNQEDECLAPCRQICPAQINIPQYIEQAKNGQYEAAIQTLKERNPLILSIGRVCPAPCEGYCRRAAVDDPVGINLVKRWLADWEMAHGRVCLPCARPTGRKVAIIGGGPAGLSCAFFLRRLGHSPTIFESQPGLGGQLRYGIPEYRLPKEVLDWEIQGILDLGIEARTGVQLGRDFTLEGLREEGFEAFFLGMGAWLNWGLGIDGEDAGGVWPGTEFLTEWALGRAPEVGKNVVIVGGGNTAIDAARTARRTGARVTIMYRRTEAEMPAATVEIHAAKEEGVEMLFLAAPTRVEKDGEGRIARLEFLRMELGEPDASGRRRPVPVEGSEETMDCDMLVAAIGQYPDTCYIEEKTPACEITRRKTVAVNPDTMQTAVPDVFAAGDLVTGPALVVTAIGGGRRAARGIHYYLMQGEIPVPANLQRKPLPETLFKELEGVGKVPRTRIPELCAEDRFCNFREVDQTISEEQLHYEAARCLRCGSTCYNRDPAPLGGIMDQASFAQAREEGRVAQ; encoded by the coding sequence ATGGTCACGACATCTGTGCTCTTCCTGGTGGGACTCGGCTTCGGCGCCGCCGCGCTGCTGGCCATCGCCTCGCGCTTTCTGCACGTGGAGGAGGACCCGCGTATCGCCCAGGTCGAGGAAGCGCTGCTCGGCGCCAACTGCGGCGGCTGCGGCTATCCCGGCTGCTCGGGCGCGGCCCAGGCCGTGGTCGAGGGCCGGGCCGGGCCGGACGTGTGCGTGGCGGGCGGGCCGGAGGTCGCCCAGCGCGTGGGCGCGCTGCTCGGCCTCGAGGTCGTGCTGCGCGAGCCGGAGGTGGCCTTCCACGACTGCTTCGGCGGCGGCCGCGCTGCGGAGAAGTATTTCTACCAGGGTGCGCGCGACTGCCGCGCCCAGGCCATGCTCTACTCGGGCGCCAAGAGCTGCGCCACGGGCTGCCTGGGGCTCGGCTCCTGCGTGCGCGCCTGCCCCTTCGACGCCCTGACGCTGGGGCCGCAGGGCACGCCGGTGATCAACGAGGCTCGCTGCCGCGCCTGCGGCAGGTGCGCGGACGTCTGCCCGCGCGGCGTGCTCTCCGTGGTCTCCACCTCCGCGCGCCTCCTGCACATGAACCAGGAGGACGAGTGCCTGGCGCCCTGCCGCCAGATCTGCCCGGCCCAGATCAACATCCCGCAGTACATCGAGCAGGCCAAAAACGGCCAGTACGAGGCCGCCATCCAGACGCTCAAGGAGCGCAACCCGCTCATCCTCTCCATCGGCCGCGTCTGCCCCGCGCCGTGCGAAGGCTACTGCCGCCGCGCCGCGGTGGACGATCCGGTGGGCATAAACCTGGTCAAGCGCTGGCTGGCGGACTGGGAGATGGCGCACGGCCGCGTCTGCCTGCCCTGCGCCCGGCCCACGGGCCGCAAGGTGGCGATCATCGGCGGCGGCCCGGCAGGCCTGTCCTGCGCCTTCTTCCTGCGCCGCCTGGGCCACAGCCCCACGATCTTCGAGTCGCAGCCGGGCCTGGGCGGCCAGCTGCGCTACGGCATCCCGGAATACCGCCTGCCCAAGGAGGTTCTGGACTGGGAGATCCAGGGCATCCTCGATCTCGGCATCGAGGCGCGCACGGGCGTCCAACTCGGCCGCGACTTCACCCTAGAGGGGCTTCGGGAGGAGGGCTTCGAGGCCTTCTTCCTGGGCATGGGCGCCTGGCTCAACTGGGGGCTCGGCATAGACGGCGAGGACGCGGGGGGCGTCTGGCCGGGCACGGAGTTCCTGACCGAATGGGCGCTCGGGCGGGCTCCCGAGGTGGGGAAGAACGTGGTCATCGTGGGCGGCGGCAACACGGCCATCGACGCGGCCCGCACGGCAAGGCGCACCGGCGCGCGCGTGACCATCATGTACCGCCGCACCGAGGCCGAGATGCCCGCCGCAACGGTGGAGATCCACGCGGCCAAGGAGGAGGGCGTGGAAATGCTCTTCCTGGCCGCGCCCACGCGCGTGGAAAAGGACGGAGAGGGCCGCATCGCGCGGCTCGAATTCCTGCGCATGGAGCTCGGCGAGCCGGACGCCTCGGGCAGGCGCAGGCCCGTGCCCGTGGAGGGCTCGGAGGAGACGATGGACTGCGACATGCTCGTCGCGGCCATCGGCCAGTATCCGGACACCTGCTACATCGAGGAGAAGACCCCGGCCTGCGAGATCACGCGGCGCAAGACCGTGGCCGTGAACCCGGACACCATGCAGACCGCGGTGCCCGACGTCTTCGCCGCGGGTGATCTGGTCACCGGCCCCGCCCTGGTGGTCACTGCCATCGGCGGCGGACGCAGGGCCGCCCGGGGCATCCATTATTATCTGATGCAGGGCGAGATTCCCGTGCCCGCCAACCTGCAGCGCAAGCCCCTGCCGGAGACGCTCTTCAAGGAGCTGGAGGGCGTGGGGAAGGTGCCGCGCACGCGCATCCCCGAACTCTGCGCCGAGGACCGCTTCTGCAACTTCCGCGAGGTGGACCAGACCATCAGCGAGGAGCAGCTGCACTACGAGGCCGCGCGCTGCCTGCGCTGCGGCTCCACCTGCTACAATCGCGACCCCGCGCCCCTGGGCGGGATCATGGACCAGGCATCCTTCGCCCAGGCGCGCGAAGAGGGGAGGGTGGCGCAATGA
- a CDS encoding 4Fe-4S dicluster domain-containing protein codes for MDVFRLADQAAPIEPVPAPERVRLPLLGAGVCVGVGDAVVRDQRVAVAARPGLGDVHASVAGVVVAIDDAALTIENAGETGREPRGELAGAAPAELCRSLASLGVRCDDLLEADLVVVNALEPEPGVSSFMALARHENQVLQAGAALLQRILEPSRIVLAAPKGAGLTLGHNPVHELSVRYPENLDPLVVRAVTGKERPAEVVSMGVDRLWRMGVASRGRPVTETVLSVGGKNLRVAVGTPVRLVLEAAGLAPEPGDRVLLGGVFRGEALWDLDAPVPKEAYALTVVPRDLAAHYGEHPCINCGECHLVCPARILVGIMARFAEFGFWEKARAYDLDSCIECGLCAYVCPARRPLLQYIRLARHELSLVEEFAPGPQPPEGATLDPSADPSGSPSGNPSGNPSEEARA; via the coding sequence ATGGACGTATTTCGGCTTGCTGACCAGGCCGCGCCCATCGAGCCCGTACCGGCGCCCGAGCGCGTGCGCCTGCCGCTCCTCGGCGCGGGCGTGTGCGTCGGGGTGGGCGACGCGGTCGTGCGCGACCAGCGCGTGGCCGTGGCCGCGCGGCCCGGCCTGGGCGACGTGCACGCCTCGGTGGCCGGGGTCGTGGTCGCCATCGACGACGCCGCCCTGACCATAGAGAACGCGGGCGAGACCGGCCGCGAGCCGCGCGGCGAGCTCGCGGGCGCGGCGCCCGCAGAGCTCTGCCGCTCTCTCGCATCCCTGGGCGTGCGCTGCGACGACCTCCTCGAGGCCGATCTGGTCGTGGTCAACGCCCTGGAGCCAGAGCCGGGCGTCTCCTCGTTCATGGCCCTCGCGCGCCACGAGAATCAGGTGCTCCAGGCGGGCGCCGCGCTCCTGCAGCGCATTCTCGAGCCCTCGCGCATCGTCCTGGCCGCGCCCAAGGGGGCGGGGCTGACGCTCGGCCACAACCCCGTGCACGAGCTTTCCGTGCGCTATCCCGAGAATCTCGACCCCCTGGTCGTGCGCGCCGTGACCGGCAAGGAACGCCCGGCCGAGGTCGTGTCCATGGGCGTGGACAGGCTCTGGCGCATGGGCGTCGCCTCGCGCGGGCGCCCCGTGACCGAGACCGTGCTGAGCGTGGGCGGGAAGAACCTGCGCGTGGCCGTGGGCACGCCCGTGCGCCTGGTGCTCGAGGCCGCGGGGCTCGCGCCCGAGCCGGGCGACCGCGTGCTCCTCGGCGGCGTCTTCAGGGGCGAGGCCCTGTGGGACCTGGACGCCCCCGTGCCCAAGGAGGCCTACGCGCTCACCGTGGTGCCGCGCGACCTGGCCGCGCACTACGGCGAGCACCCCTGCATCAACTGCGGCGAGTGCCATCTCGTCTGTCCGGCGCGCATCCTGGTTGGCATCATGGCCCGCTTCGCGGAGTTCGGCTTCTGGGAGAAGGCGCGTGCCTACGACCTGGACTCGTGCATCGAATGCGGGCTGTGCGCCTACGTCTGCCCGGCGCGCCGCCCGCTCCTGCAGTACATCCGCCTTGCCAGGCACGAGCTGTCCCTGGTCGAGGAGTTCGCGCCGGGGCCCCAGCCGCCGGAGGGCGCAACCCTCGATCCGTCCGCCGATCCGTCGGGCAGTCCGTCCGGCAATCCTTCGGGTAACCCGTCCGAGGAGGCACGCGCGTGA
- the gpmA gene encoding 2,3-diphosphoglycerate-dependent phosphoglycerate mutase, with translation MHTLVLLRHGQSAWNLENRFTGWTDVDLTEQGVAEAHDGARQLLAGGYGFDVCHTSVLKRAIRTLWITLDDMDLMWLPVHRSWRLNERHYGALQGLNKSETAEKFGDEQVKIWRRSYDTPPPALTPDDERYPGRDPRYAGLSEDELPLAESLKLTIDRTLPYWHEAIVPDIRAGRRVLVCAHGNSLRGLVKYLDGISDADIVGLNIPTGVPLVYELDDDLRPQKSFYLGDQEAIAEAQAAVAAQGRSGR, from the coding sequence ATGCACACCCTCGTCCTTCTGCGCCACGGCCAGAGCGCCTGGAACCTGGAAAACCGCTTCACCGGCTGGACCGACGTGGACCTCACCGAACAGGGCGTGGCCGAGGCCCACGACGGCGCGCGCCAGCTGCTCGCAGGCGGCTACGGCTTCGACGTCTGCCACACCTCGGTGCTCAAGCGGGCCATCCGCACGCTGTGGATCACGCTGGACGACATGGACCTGATGTGGCTGCCCGTGCACCGCTCCTGGCGGCTCAACGAGCGCCACTACGGCGCCCTGCAGGGGCTCAACAAGTCCGAGACGGCCGAGAAGTTCGGCGACGAGCAGGTCAAGATATGGCGGCGCAGCTACGACACCCCGCCCCCGGCCCTGACGCCGGACGACGAGCGCTACCCCGGCCGAGACCCGCGCTACGCGGGACTTTCCGAGGACGAGCTGCCGCTCGCCGAGAGCCTCAAGCTGACCATCGACCGCACCCTGCCCTACTGGCACGAGGCCATCGTGCCCGACATCCGCGCGGGCAGGCGGGTGCTCGTCTGCGCCCACGGCAACTCGCTGCGCGGCCTGGTCAAATACCTGGACGGCATCTCGGACGCGGACATCGTGGGGCTCAACATCCCCACGGGCGTGCCCCTGGTCTACGAGCTCGACGACGACCTGAGGCCGCAAAAAAGCTTCTACCTCGGCGACCAGGAGGCCATCGCCGAGGCCCAGGCCGCCGTGGCGGCCCAGGGCAGGTCGGGCCGCTGA
- a CDS encoding cytochrome c3 family protein, with protein MAFAVVILAVTAFIGYAVPEAKPSPPKRVLLENPGGPVVFEHARHEGYDLKCVQCHHASKVSTTEVGCGTCHPAEFDQHFVKNHIHWFEGRAACATCHHLEWGKPIFDHALHEEVAGGCDSCHHADKSIEPKEQRCSNCHAIPRSPMAAAKPVPSGTPPSLRDAVHARCRACHEDMFEKELTGCSNCHSRKNMPDVDWNNPTACRECHDKPRESLVPTRKDAFHKQCMGCHKKLGKGPYRDDKDVKDCGRCHLPTR; from the coding sequence ATGGCCTTTGCAGTGGTGATTCTCGCCGTGACCGCCTTCATCGGGTATGCCGTGCCGGAAGCGAAGCCTTCGCCTCCGAAGCGGGTGCTGCTCGAAAATCCAGGTGGGCCGGTGGTCTTCGAGCACGCCAGGCACGAGGGCTACGACCTCAAGTGCGTGCAGTGCCACCACGCCTCCAAGGTTTCCACCACCGAGGTCGGCTGCGGCACCTGCCATCCGGCCGAGTTCGACCAGCATTTCGTCAAGAACCACATCCACTGGTTCGAGGGCCGCGCGGCCTGCGCCACCTGCCACCACCTGGAATGGGGCAAGCCCATCTTTGACCATGCCCTGCACGAGGAGGTGGCCGGGGGGTGCGACTCCTGCCACCACGCGGACAAGTCCATCGAGCCCAAGGAGCAGCGCTGCTCCAACTGCCACGCCATCCCCCGCTCGCCCATGGCCGCGGCCAAGCCGGTCCCGTCCGGCACGCCGCCGTCGCTGCGCGACGCGGTCCACGCCCGCTGCCGGGCCTGCCACGAGGACATGTTCGAGAAGGAGCTTACCGGCTGCTCCAACTGCCACTCGCGCAAGAACATGCCGGACGTGGACTGGAACAATCCCACGGCCTGCCGTGAGTGCCACGACAAGCCCCGCGAGTCCCTGGTGCCCACGCGCAAGGACGCCTTCCACAAGCAGTGCATGGGCTGCCACAAGAAGCTCGGGAAGGGGCCGTACAGGGACGACAAGGACGTCAAGGACTGCGGCCGCTGCCATCTGCCGACCCGCTAG
- a CDS encoding electron transport complex protein RnfA → MKDYALLIISAIFVNNILLAQYLGNCPFLGCSKEMGVAVGMGSAVVFVVTLASAFTWLIQKLVLVPYGVEYLQTIAFIVVIAALVQFVEMFLKKMIPPLYRSLGIYLPLITTNCAVLGIAIIVQRKDMGFVSGVVFSAASAAGFMLALLLMAGIRERYQITRIPKPLQGTAIGLVTAGLMSLAFFAFNGMI, encoded by the coding sequence ATGAAGGACTATGCGCTCCTGATCATCTCGGCGATCTTCGTCAACAACATCCTCCTGGCCCAGTACCTGGGCAACTGCCCCTTCCTCGGCTGCTCCAAGGAGATGGGCGTGGCCGTGGGCATGGGCAGCGCCGTGGTCTTCGTGGTCACCCTGGCCTCGGCCTTCACCTGGCTCATCCAGAAGCTCGTGCTCGTGCCCTATGGCGTGGAGTACCTGCAGACCATCGCCTTCATCGTGGTCATCGCGGCGCTCGTGCAGTTCGTGGAGATGTTCCTGAAGAAGATGATCCCGCCGCTCTACCGCTCGCTCGGCATCTACCTGCCGCTCATCACCACCAACTGCGCGGTGCTCGGCATCGCCATCATCGTGCAGCGCAAGGACATGGGCTTCGTCTCCGGCGTGGTCTTCTCCGCCGCCTCGGCCGCGGGCTTCATGCTCGCGCTGCTGCTCATGGCGGGCATCCGCGAGCGCTACCAGATCACGCGCATCCCGAAGCCGCTGCAGGGCACGGCCATCGGCCTGGTCACGGCCGGTCTCATGTCGCTGGCCTTCTTCGCCTTCAACGGGATGATCTGA
- the rnfG gene encoding RnfABCDGE type electron transport complex subunit G, translating to MRETFSMILVLSLICGASGYVLATLKEKTAPRIEVQELTFVKGPALATAFGSFDNDPIAERKSVALPDGGHLLVFPARQGGKLVAVAFERFANGFGGPVGVMVGFDLAKDALTGIGITTLHETPGVGMRVTGMGFLKQYRDHPFSGLALKSQGGDVDAVSGATISSTAVSKAVGDALATYKAIKPELLKAFSGGAA from the coding sequence ATGCGTGAGACCTTTTCCATGATCCTCGTCCTCTCGCTCATCTGCGGCGCCTCGGGCTACGTCCTGGCCACGCTCAAGGAGAAGACCGCGCCGCGCATCGAGGTCCAGGAGCTGACCTTCGTCAAGGGACCCGCCCTGGCCACGGCCTTCGGCTCGTTCGACAACGACCCCATCGCGGAGCGCAAGAGCGTGGCCCTGCCGGACGGCGGCCACCTGCTGGTCTTCCCGGCCAGGCAGGGCGGCAAGCTCGTGGCCGTGGCCTTCGAGCGCTTCGCCAACGGCTTCGGCGGCCCGGTCGGGGTCATGGTCGGCTTCGACCTCGCCAAGGACGCCCTGACCGGCATCGGCATCACCACCCTGCACGAGACCCCGGGCGTGGGCATGCGGGTCACGGGCATGGGCTTCCTCAAGCAGTACCGCGACCATCCCTTCTCCGGGCTGGCGCTGAAGTCCCAGGGGGGCGACGTGGACGCCGTGTCCGGGGCCACCATCTCCTCCACGGCCGTGAGCAAGGCCGTGGGCGATGCCCTGGCCACCTACAAGGCGATCAAGCCCGAACTGCTGAAGGCCTTTTCCGGAGGCGCCGCATGA